In Meiothermus ruber DSM 1279, the following proteins share a genomic window:
- a CDS encoding HAD family hydrolase codes for MIRLVALDLDGTFYAGRSLGVPASAWEAVEKGRRHGLRFAVCTGRPQGGYGLEYAKRLEPNGAHVFNDGASVCDATGRSLQADPLPHLSELVGLARAHALPFDLMGAEGGRYYEEGLMPPELLSHIETTGVEARSARLEEIEETLVRLWFVVGDLGLWESVKPELVALPSIDLAEYISPREVIAGVIRKGVSKATGLRWLAQYYGLSLSEIAMIGDSHNDLEAIREAGLGIAMGNAVEAIRAAARHITGHVREDGFAEAVEYILAYNRQNQL; via the coding sequence ATGATCAGACTCGTAGCCCTAGATCTCGATGGAACCTTCTATGCCGGCCGCAGCCTGGGCGTTCCAGCATCGGCCTGGGAAGCAGTGGAAAAAGGCCGCCGGCACGGGCTCAGGTTCGCCGTATGCACGGGACGGCCCCAGGGGGGGTACGGCCTCGAGTACGCCAAGCGCCTGGAACCCAACGGGGCGCATGTTTTCAACGATGGAGCCTCGGTCTGCGATGCAACAGGCCGCTCGCTGCAAGCGGATCCGCTGCCCCATCTCAGCGAGCTGGTTGGACTGGCTCGAGCCCATGCCCTGCCCTTCGACCTGATGGGGGCTGAGGGGGGCCGCTACTACGAGGAAGGGTTGATGCCCCCAGAGCTGCTATCGCATATCGAGACCACCGGGGTTGAGGCCCGCTCAGCCCGCCTTGAGGAGATCGAAGAAACCCTGGTGCGGCTGTGGTTTGTGGTGGGCGACCTGGGCCTGTGGGAGAGCGTTAAGCCCGAGCTGGTCGCCCTGCCTTCCATCGATCTGGCCGAGTACATCAGCCCCCGCGAGGTCATCGCTGGGGTGATCCGCAAAGGTGTTTCCAAAGCCACGGGCCTGCGCTGGCTGGCCCAGTACTACGGTCTCTCGCTGAGCGAAATCGCCATGATCGGCGACAGCCACAACGACCTCGAGGCCATCCGCGAGGCCGGGCTCGGCATCGCCATGGGCAATGCGGTAGAGGCTATCCGCGCTGCAGCCAGGCACATCACCGGGCATGTGCGCGAAGATGGCTTTGCTGAAGCGGTCGAATATATTCTGGCC
- a CDS encoding HAD family hydrolase translates to MLQKISRLPIQLVLIDIDGTLFGPQGVPECAWEAAQRARAAGLHLSICTGRPGRGFALEYAKRLDPAGLHIFESGAVVVSGQGEVVQASTLPPSVYQRLLALSRAYGLPFEVYTAEGGFYRESQHPDLVFHESMLGCPAVVCGLDDVGAQVVRVQFVWRASPAWQAVRAQIAQMTEVELHEATSPGMPGVGFSSVTAAGVSKRAAAEWVAARLDLDLSRCAMVGDGENDLELIQAAGLGIAMGNAPERVKQAAQRVVGPVEACGLEQALEIIQNHARS, encoded by the coding sequence ATGCTCCAGAAGATTTCCAGGCTACCCATTCAACTGGTGCTGATCGACATCGACGGCACGCTCTTTGGACCCCAGGGTGTACCCGAGTGCGCCTGGGAGGCCGCTCAACGGGCTCGAGCCGCCGGTCTGCACCTGAGCATCTGTACTGGGCGACCGGGGCGAGGGTTCGCGCTCGAGTATGCCAAGCGTTTAGACCCTGCGGGCCTGCACATTTTCGAGTCTGGGGCTGTGGTGGTCTCCGGACAAGGTGAGGTGGTACAGGCCTCCACGCTACCCCCATCGGTCTACCAACGGCTCCTTGCGTTGAGCCGGGCCTATGGTCTGCCTTTTGAGGTCTATACCGCTGAGGGCGGTTTTTACCGTGAAAGCCAGCACCCCGACCTGGTGTTTCACGAAAGCATGCTGGGCTGCCCGGCTGTTGTGTGCGGTCTAGACGATGTGGGTGCGCAGGTGGTGCGGGTGCAGTTCGTCTGGCGGGCCTCCCCTGCCTGGCAGGCGGTGCGTGCGCAGATTGCCCAGATGACGGAGGTGGAACTCCACGAGGCCACCAGCCCGGGAATGCCCGGGGTGGGCTTTAGTTCGGTTACAGCCGCCGGAGTCTCCAAACGGGCTGCCGCCGAGTGGGTGGCGGCCCGGCTGGACCTGGATCTGAGTCGGTGCGCGATGGTGGGCGATGGCGAGAACGACCTCGAGCTAATCCAGGCAGCCGGTCTGGGCATTGCCATGGGCAACGCGCCGGAGCGGGTTAAACAAGCAGCGCAACGGGTGGTTGGCCCGGTTGAGGCCTGCGGCCTGGAGCAGGCCCTGGAGATAATTCAGAATCATGCGCGATCATAG